Proteins encoded together in one Anaerolineales bacterium window:
- a CDS encoding PIG-L family deacetylase, whose translation MGKVDTEKEPPAPKSLLTIHAHPDDQEFTVAGTLAKWARAGCEITAVCITSGDSGCNDPDKGEADKPALARLREEEQLAAGREIGVKETVFLRCPDGELQHTLALRKDLARLIRKYKPEAVMCGDPTARFYGNSYMNHPDHRAAADAACDAVFPTAGTRLIFPELLAEGYEPHSVKRLYMHGSEKPDVWIDISETIEIKIRALRRHRSQVGEGKDLDKMLREWAEEEGKARGLKYAEAFRVMVLD comes from the coding sequence CTGGGCAAAGTCGACACGGAAAAAGAGCCGCCGGCGCCGAAATCCCTGCTGACGATCCACGCCCACCCGGACGACCAAGAGTTCACCGTCGCCGGGACTCTGGCCAAGTGGGCGCGGGCCGGATGCGAAATCACCGCCGTGTGCATCACCAGCGGAGATTCGGGCTGCAACGATCCGGACAAGGGGGAAGCCGACAAGCCGGCTCTGGCCAGGCTGCGCGAGGAGGAACAGCTCGCCGCGGGAAGGGAGATCGGCGTAAAGGAGACGGTTTTCCTGCGCTGCCCGGACGGCGAGCTGCAGCACACCCTGGCGTTGCGAAAGGACCTTGCCCGCCTGATCCGCAAGTACAAGCCCGAGGCGGTGATGTGCGGCGACCCGACCGCGCGCTTCTACGGCAACTCGTACATGAATCATCCGGACCACCGCGCCGCGGCCGACGCCGCCTGCGACGCGGTATTCCCCACCGCCGGCACCCGGCTGATCTTTCCGGAGCTGCTGGCGGAAGGGTACGAACCGCACTCGGTCAAACGGCTGTATATGCACGGCTCGGAAAAACCGGACGTGTGGATCGACATCTCCGAAACGATCGAAATCAAGATCCGCGCGCTGCGCCGCCACCGCAGCCAGGTGGGGGAGGGGAAAGACCTGGACAAGATGCTGCGCGAGTGGGCGGAAGAGGAGGGCAAGGCTCGCGGATTGAAATACGCCGAAGCCTTCCGGGTGATGGTGTTGGATTGA